From the Robbsia betulipollinis genome, the window GTACAGGCCCGACGCATCGCCCGCTTCCTCGGTGGACACGGCGGCCATCGATGCCTGGTTCAGCGGCAGCATCGCCAGCATCTGACCGACGCCGCGCATCAGTTGCGACCAGAGAAAATTGTGTCCGACGCTTTGCGCGGTCATGCTCGTATCGAGCATGCAGCTCATGCCGAACAGCACCAGACCGGCGATCACCATGACGCGCGCGTCGACCGTGCCCAGCAGACGTGGCAGGAGCGGCATCATCAAAAAGGCCGGCACGCCCGATAGCAGCAGCACAAAACCCGACTGCTCGGCGTTGTAGCCCGCGATATTGCTGAGAAACTGCGGCAGCAGATACGAGATGCAGTACAGTCCCATGCCCACCGCGAAGACGATGAAGATCACGCTCGCGTAACGGGCGTTGCGCAGCAGCGAGAGCCGCAGCATCGGTTTTTTCGCGACGAACTGGGAGATGGCGATCAGGATCATGCCGACGGCCGTCAGCACGGTGAGCCACACGATCATGCTGGACTCGAACCAGCGGTTGCGCTGGCCTTCCTCGAGCACCACGGTCAGGGAACTCAGACCCACCGCCAGCCCGACGATGCCCAGCCAGTCCGCCTTGATGAAGGTCGCCCACTGCGGTTTCTCCGCGTCGAGTCCGGCGAGCAGCAGGACCACGAGCGCCGCGCACACCGGCAGGTTGATGAAGAAGCACCAGGTCCAGCTGATGTTCTCCGCCAGCCAGCCGCCCACCACCGGGCCGAGCAGGGGGCCGATCAGCACGATCAGGCCGAAGATCGACATGCCCACCGGAAGCTGCTTGCGCGGCAGGCGCATGCGGATGATGGTCTGCGCGGTGGGGATCATCGCGCCGCCCGTGAAACCCTGGCCGATGCGTCCGGCGATGATCTCCGGCAGGTTGTGGGACAGGCCGCACAGCACCGAGAACACCGTGAAGAGCACGGCGGTGCTGACCAGGAAGTTGCGCAGGCCGAAGACGCGCGTGAGCCACGCGGCGAGCGGAATCATGACGATTTCCGACATCAGGTAGCCCGTCGAGATCCAGGTGCCCTCGCTGCCGGTCGCGCCGATCTCGCCCTGGATCTGGGGCAGGGCCGAGTTGGTGATCGAGATGTCGAGCGTGGCCATGAGCGCGCCGAGCGCGCCCGCGACCACCGCGATCCAGTCGCTGGTGCTGGCGCGCCGCTCGTCTTCCGGCACGGCGCTCGTGGCCTGGGAATCAGCCATGCGTCGGCTCGGTGGCGGAGGATCCCGGAGCTTGCGCGTCAGGCGACCCACTCGACCGGGACGCGGGCTGGCCCATCGATGCCGAAGCCGGCTGCGAGTTCGGCTCCGACGCCGCGCCGCCGTTGCGCGCCTCGTGCGTGCCCGTCGTGCTGTCGCTCGCGCCGCGCGTATCGACATCCACCGTCACCGACATGCCCGGCAGCAGCATGTTGCGCGTCTGCGCATCGGCGTCGACGCGAATGCGCACCGGCACCCGCTGCACGATCTTCGTGAAATTACCCGTCGCGTTCTCCGGCGGCAGCAGCGCGAATTCCGACCCGGTGCCCGGCGCGAAACTCTCGACCACGCCATGCAGGTCCTGATCGGGCAGGGCGTCGAGGTGCAGGGTCGCGGACTGACCGATCCGCATCCGGCCGATCTGCGTTTCCTTGAAATTGGCGACGAGGTAGATTTTCTGTACCGGCACCAGCGTCATCATCCGGGTGCCCGGCTGTACATACTGGCCGACGCGCACGGTGCGGTCGCCCACCCGCCCGTCGCGCGCGGCAACGACCACCGCGTCGTTGACATCGAGATGCGATGCGCGCGCGCTTGCTTCGCCCGCCTCGAGCTGGGCGCGCGCCTGCGCGATCTGCGCATTGATCGTCGCGATCTGCGCGGTCGCGGCCCGCACCGACGCCAGATTCGCCGCGTAGGTGGCGCGCGCCTGGTCACGGGTGCTGCGCAGGTCCGACACCTTCTCGCCGGTTTCCGCGCCGGTGGCCGCCAACGGCGCGTAGCGATCGTATTCCCGCGCCGCGTGGTCCGCGCTGATGCGCGCCGCGTCGGCCTGCGCCTTCGCCTGATCGATCGTCGCGTGCTGCTGTTTGATATCCGCCAGCGCGCGCGTGATGTCGGCGCGGCGCGCATCGATCGTCGCCTGCGACTGGTCCAGTGTCGCCTGATACTGGCGCGCATCGAGTTTCACCAGCGGCTGGCCGGCCTTCACCGTTTGATTGTCGCCGACATAAACATCCAGCACATAACCCGAGATCTTCGGCGCGATCGCCACGCTGTCCGCGCGCAAATAGGCGTCGTCGGTGTTTTCGATGAAGCGGCCCACCGTCCACCAGTGAAACAGCCAGACCAGGCCGGCGATCAACACCACCGCGCCGATCAGCAGCCAGATGACGAGGCGGCGGCGTTTCTGCTGCGGTGTGGCCTGCGGCTTCTTCTTTTCCTGACCGGCATCGGGCGACTTGCGTGTCGCGGCGCCTGTCGTCCCGGCGGCCTGTTGCGTCGGGTTCGCGTCCAGCCGCGCGTCGGTTGCGGCCGCGGGACGGGGCTGCAGGCTCGCTTCCTGGCCGGACGATGCCGGATTCATGCTAGTCGCCACGGCGGGCTCCCCAAAATATATTCCAATGGATATAATTATGCCGAATGGTATAGTTATATCAAGCGATATATTTCTAGTGTCGATTTGGCAACAGAGGATTTGAATGACAGAGGACAAGCGTCTGCGGCATCCCGCGGGCGGGGGTTACGCGCGCGGCGGGGAAACCCGCCAACGCATCATCGACGCCGCGATCGGCGTGTTCGGCGAGCGGGGATTCGATGCCGCCACCACACGCGAGATCGCGCAGCGCGCCGAGGTCAACCCACCCGCGCTCCAGTACTACTTCGAGAACAAGGAGGGGCTCTATCGCGCGTGCGTCGAGCATCTCGTCACCGAATCGTCGGCACGTTTCGATCCCGTGATCAGTCACGTCACGCAGTCCCTGGAAGACGGCGCGCAGGGTGACGCGGCGGTCGAGCTGTTCTGTCTGCTGCAGGACGCGATCATCGAGCACTTGCTGGGTTCGGGATCCGGGGACCGGCGCGGGCAGCACCTCTTCAAGCATCTCTTCATGGCCCGCGAGCAAAGCGGCCATGGGCCGGGGGGTGTCCTGGAAACACTGCCGCAGAAACCCGGCCTGCGGATCAATCAGGCGGGCACCGCGATCCTCGCGCGGCTGAGCGGCGGCGCGGCCGATGATCCGGAACTGAAGTTGCGGGCCATGATGCTGTTCGGTCAGGCCCTGGTCTTTCATTTCGCGCGTCCCGCGACGCTGGCGGTGCTGGGCTGGACAGATATCGACGCGGAGAGGGTACGGTTGCTCAAGCACACCGTCCGCGAACAGACGAAGGCGGTGCTGAGCGCCCGCGTGCGTTAGAATCTCGGATTCCATCGCCGCCACCAAAACCGCCTCATGCTTGACATCCAACAGCTTCGCAAAGACATCGACGGCGTCGCCAGCCGTCTGGCCGACCGGGGCTACACGCTCGACGTTGCCGCCTTCAACGCGATCGAGACCGAGCGTCGCGCGATCCAGACGCGCACCGAGGAATTCCAGTCGCGGCGCAACACCCTGTCCAAGCAGATCGGTCTGATGAAGCGCAGCGGCGAGGACGCCACCGCGCTGCTCGCGGAGGTCGGCGGCATCGGCGACGCGCTGAAGGCATCCGAACTGCGGCTGGACGCCATCCAGGCGCAGATCGCCGAACTGATGATGGATGTGCCGAACCTGCCGCATCCCGACGTGCCGGTCGGCCAGGACGAAACGCAGAACCGCGAGACGCGCCGCGTCGGCACGCCCCGCGCGTTCGATTTCACGGTACGCGACCATGTCGACGTCGGCGGCCCGCTCGGGCTCGATTTCGATGCCGGCGCGAAGCTCGCGGGCGCGCGCTTCACCGTGCTGCGCGGGCAGATCGCCCGGTTGCACCGCGCGCTCGCGCAGTTCATGCTGAACACGCATACCGGCGAACATGGGTATTCGGAAACGTACACCCCCTATATCGTCAACGAGGACGTGCTGCGCGGTACCGGACAATTGCCGAAATTCGCCGACGACATGTTCCGCGTCGAGCGCGGTGGCGACGAACAGAAGAGCCCGCAGTATCTGATCTCGACTTCCGAAATCACGCTCACGAACACGGTGCGCGAGAGCATCGTCGACCTCGCCGCGCTGCCGATCAAGCTGACCGCGCACTCGCCCTGCTTTCGCTCCGAAGCCGGCTCGTACGGGCGCGACACGCGCGGCATGATCCGCCAGCATCAGTTCGACAAGGTCGAAATGGTGCAGATCGTCGAACCCGCCACGTCGTACGCGGCGCTCGACGAGATGGTCGGGCATGCCGAGACCATCCTGCAAAAGCTCGGCCTGCCGTATCGCGTGATGCTGCTGTGCACCGGCGACATGGGTTTCACCGCGGCGAAGACCTTCGATCTGGAGGTCTGGTTGCCGGCGCAGAACACCTATCGCGAGATCTCCAGCTGTTCGAACACCGAGGCCTTCCAGGCGCGACGGATGCAGGCCCGTTTTCGCAACGCGGCGAACAAGACCGAACTGCTACATACGCTCAACGGCTCGGGACTGGCCGTGGGGCGCACGCTGGTCGCGGTGCTGGAGAATTATCAGAACGCGGATGGATCGGTGACGGTGCCGGAGGTGCTGCGTCCGTATATGGGCGGGATCGAGACGTTGCAGCCTTCCAAATAAAAGGCCAGGACGACAGGGCAGGGGCGCGGTGAAAAAATAGTTGGAAGATTCCGGGCCTTCGTTTATACTCGCGTCTCTTCTGTGATTCGACCCGCAGAGAGCAGCAGGCAGCAAGACGGAAAGGTGGCAGAGTGGTCGAATGCGCCAGACTCGAAATCTGGTTTACGGTTCCGCCGTAACGTGGGTTCGAATCCCACCCTTTCCTCCAGGATTCAAGGACTTAGGTCCGATAGAAAACCAGCCCTCGGGCTGGTTTTTTGTTTTGGGAAGCAGATTTTTTGCCCGACTGGCGGAAATTCTAGGTAGAAAACGTACCGGGTTGGCGCTCTCTTACGCTCCTCATTTTCTATCCACGACGGTTCAATCGGACGCTTCCTTTGGTGTCAAGGTCGCGCTCCGCTCTGGTTGGTGAATGTGCGCATTCCCGTCTTTTAAAAACTCTTCCAAGGCGGTTCGATGTGGCGGCGGTAAAGTGCTGTCTAGTTCGGCCCCCCATTGCGCGTCGTCGTTTATCTGCGCCATCGGTTCAAAAAACGGCCGCATGCGCTTGATGACTTCTTCCGGTATCTCCCTTGCATCCGGATCGCTTGCGATGCCTCGGTTGATCGCCGCTTCCTCGGCTTCAGTGGGCTCAATGTATTTACGCGCCATGACGTGTTCCGGTAGTGTTCGGGGGCGTCAATGCATCGACTTTGACGGCTACTGTCTGGCAAGCGGCTACCAAGTCAGGGACGATCCGAGCATCGATGTTCAAATTGCCTTCTTATTCGCCAACGTTGCGAATATCGTGACACTTCGACAGAACGCGCCAGACTGACGGGCCAAGGCCGAGGGTATGCGGCAGCAGCTGAAATACAAGGAATCGATTGGTGGAACGGTAACCGCAGCGCCGCGAGACACAGAGCATGGGCGGCGTTATAAAGCCAGATCGAAACGGCTTTCGATGGCGAGTGACGAGTTGAGGGCATCCCGCAACCTTGCATGTCCTGAGCGTTTCAAGCCATCAAACTCTCTGGCGTCCGGCGGCTCGACTTTCAGAGGTTTTCCAGGGCCACTCAGGTTTTCAAGCGGGGAGGTCATTGGCGGTTCCCAAGATCCAGATCTTCGGTTGTTCCAGTACCCTTGTCAGAAAGGACTCGTGATCTGCCAACCGCTTGGCGAAATCCTCGCGGGTCAGGATGGTTGGGTTGACCGGTCTGCCAAGCGTATTGCCGGCGTCCTCGGGACTGTCAGGATTTTTGTGTTCGAGGCGGATGCACACGAATTCGCGTTGTGACCGGCACGACTGCAACGGCTCCTGGCCGATCCAGCGATTGCGACCATCGATACCGCTGGATGTCGCGTGATAAGCCGGCGCTCAGGGCGCTCTGGCTTCCGCGCGCTGCTTGACCGCGGAATTCATCATCTGAAAGTTCCGCCGAGTCTCCGCAACTACGTCTTTCGTCAACCACCCAACGAGCAATCCCGAAAAAGACTCCGTTTGCTCAAGGTGGGTACCACCAGGTACCGCAAGGAGGTGAATGCAATGTGTACCGTCGAAGACGCCGCGAATCCATACACCTCCACGCCAGCAAAGGTCTTGTTCCGGATGAATGACCAGCACAGTTGGCTTGAACACCATCGCATTCGGTCCGGTGCCCAGCACGATGCGGATTGTCTCTCCTTCCTTGAAGTCGCCGTCAACACGGGTAATGAAGGGATTCCAATCGGAATACGCCATGCTGTTCGATACGACGTTCCAGACATCGGCGGGCGGCCGATCGATGAGAATGTCAGCCTGCACACTGCTGTTTTTGTGCAGGACAAAAAGGGTTCCAATTACGCCGACAGCAGTGACGACAAGGCCTTTCAGCAGCAATACCCGCAAGCCCATATTTGCCCCGCGATCGATTGCAAGTTTGAACTGCACAGATGGTTGACGATCTGGCCAGGCGACGTCGAGTGTCTGAATCTTGAGCCGGCCAGAGTTTGATAGACACCTACGAGCCGTTTAACGCATTGCGCCGCTCAAACTCCACCGGTGACAGGTGGCCCACGAAGCCGTGTCGGCGAATTGGGCTGTAGAACATCTCAATGTAATCGAACACGTCCATAGTTGTCATCGCCCTGGTCGGATCGATTCGCCGTTTTATTCGTTCCTTTTTCAACGCTCCAAAGAAGCTCTCTGCCACGGCATTATCGTCGGAAAGGACTTGTGATCCGCCAATCGCCTGGCGAAATCCTCGCGGGTATGCCATAGCGATGCGTGGCGAAATGCAAGGGAACTGGATGTTTTAGTCAGGCGGAAATCTGATTCGTGAAAACTGCCGGCCCGCCAAAAGTGAACCCCTCTTTCCGATGCAGGCGGACAGACGCTTCGTTCGGCAGGCTGAGAAGCAAATCAAGGTCTGTTGCCTCTGCCGGTCGGATAATCATAGGCGTTTCACTCGAATGGTTTTTGCGAAAACACGCGTCGCACACTGGGTTCGACGCGGCAGTAATGAGTCGGGCTGGTCGGTCGGACGCACGAGCAATGGTCCCAATGGCCGACCTCGCAGCTTTCGATCATGTACTTGTGGTGCATCGGTATTTAAGATCAAGTCTCGACCTAAAAGAGGCTTGAGCAATGAACCGCAGAGATTTTATTCGAATTTCCGGGTACGGATCGATTGCAGGATTTGGAGTCCTGTCGAAGCCATCGCGATGCGAAATGGCACTGCGCTATGGCGATGATCGACGTGTCTTAACGCAGCCGGTGAGCGAGATTCACCAGATCTTGCTGTTGGACGGCATGGCTCTCCCTGAAAAAATTTCTCCGGTACTGGCCGAGCGTACCGCGGTTCTGCAACGGATGTACCCAGGGGCGAAATACAATTTGTGGAGTGGCGAGGCATTGAGAAGTTTCATTGCAGAGCACTTTGGCGCCGAAACGCTTCATGCATTCGATAGCTTGAAACCTTACTCGTATAAGTCTGACCTTGGTCGATATTGTTTGCTGTACCAACTGGGAGGCCTTTACTCGGATATGTCTTTGCTGCATGAAAGATCTTGGATCATTCCCCAAGGGTGTGGCTACGCCGCATTTATCGATCGATACAGAAAGAAGAGCCTTTTCGAACATAGTATGGG encodes:
- a CDS encoding MDR family MFS transporter, giving the protein MADSQATSAVPEDERRASTSDWIAVVAGALGALMATLDISITNSALPQIQGEIGATGSEGTWISTGYLMSEIVMIPLAAWLTRVFGLRNFLVSTAVLFTVFSVLCGLSHNLPEIIAGRIGQGFTGGAMIPTAQTIIRMRLPRKQLPVGMSIFGLIVLIGPLLGPVVGGWLAENISWTWCFFINLPVCAALVVLLLAGLDAEKPQWATFIKADWLGIVGLAVGLSSLTVVLEEGQRNRWFESSMIVWLTVLTAVGMILIAISQFVAKKPMLRLSLLRNARYASVIFIVFAVGMGLYCISYLLPQFLSNIAGYNAEQSGFVLLLSGVPAFLMMPLLPRLLGTVDARVMVIAGLVLFGMSCMLDTSMTAQSVGHNFLWSQLMRGVGQMLAMLPLNQASMAAVSTEEAGDASGLYNMARNLGGSVGLALVGIFLDRRTTLHDDNLREAVTANGILANERIANSTASFMAQGSDATHAHMQALGQLAQQIHVQALVITYSQTFYLLGMALLVCIPLALLLKSPKPGGPAPVSSGH
- a CDS encoding HlyD family secretion protein; translated protein: MATSMNPASSGQEASLQPRPAAATDARLDANPTQQAAGTTGAATRKSPDAGQEKKKPQATPQQKRRRLVIWLLIGAVVLIAGLVWLFHWWTVGRFIENTDDAYLRADSVAIAPKISGYVLDVYVGDNQTVKAGQPLVKLDARQYQATLDQSQATIDARRADITRALADIKQQHATIDQAKAQADAARISADHAAREYDRYAPLAATGAETGEKVSDLRSTRDQARATYAANLASVRAATAQIATINAQIAQARAQLEAGEASARASHLDVNDAVVVAARDGRVGDRTVRVGQYVQPGTRMMTLVPVQKIYLVANFKETQIGRMRIGQSATLHLDALPDQDLHGVVESFAPGTGSEFALLPPENATGNFTKIVQRVPVRIRVDADAQTRNMLLPGMSVTVDVDTRGASDSTTGTHEARNGGAASEPNSQPASASMGQPASRSSGSPDAQAPGSSATEPTHG
- a CDS encoding CerR family C-terminal domain-containing protein, whose amino-acid sequence is MTEDKRLRHPAGGGYARGGETRQRIIDAAIGVFGERGFDAATTREIAQRAEVNPPALQYYFENKEGLYRACVEHLVTESSARFDPVISHVTQSLEDGAQGDAAVELFCLLQDAIIEHLLGSGSGDRRGQHLFKHLFMAREQSGHGPGGVLETLPQKPGLRINQAGTAILARLSGGAADDPELKLRAMMLFGQALVFHFARPATLAVLGWTDIDAERVRLLKHTVREQTKAVLSARVR
- the serS gene encoding serine--tRNA ligase, coding for MLDIQQLRKDIDGVASRLADRGYTLDVAAFNAIETERRAIQTRTEEFQSRRNTLSKQIGLMKRSGEDATALLAEVGGIGDALKASELRLDAIQAQIAELMMDVPNLPHPDVPVGQDETQNRETRRVGTPRAFDFTVRDHVDVGGPLGLDFDAGAKLAGARFTVLRGQIARLHRALAQFMLNTHTGEHGYSETYTPYIVNEDVLRGTGQLPKFADDMFRVERGGDEQKSPQYLISTSEITLTNTVRESIVDLAALPIKLTAHSPCFRSEAGSYGRDTRGMIRQHQFDKVEMVQIVEPATSYAALDEMVGHAETILQKLGLPYRVMLLCTGDMGFTAAKTFDLEVWLPAQNTYREISSCSNTEAFQARRMQARFRNAANKTELLHTLNGSGLAVGRTLVAVLENYQNADGSVTVPEVLRPYMGGIETLQPSK
- a CDS encoding SRPBCC domain-containing protein; translation: MQFKLAIDRGANMGLRVLLLKGLVVTAVGVIGTLFVLHKNSSVQADILIDRPPADVWNVVSNSMAYSDWNPFITRVDGDFKEGETIRIVLGTGPNAMVFKPTVLVIHPEQDLCWRGGVWIRGVFDGTHCIHLLAVPGGTHLEQTESFSGLLVGWLTKDVVAETRRNFQMMNSAVKQRAEARAP
- a CDS encoding glycosyltransferase, with protein sequence MNRRDFIRISGYGSIAGFGVLSKPSRCEMALRYGDDRRVLTQPVSEIHQILLLDGMALPEKISPVLAERTAVLQRMYPGAKYNLWSGEALRSFIAEHFGAETLHAFDSLKPYSYKSDLGRYCLLYQLGGLYSDMSLLHERSWIIPQGCGYAAFIDRYRKKSLFEHSMGNSLLWAKPKRREFLLAIERIIKNCKEKFYGASWLEPTGPWLLGHAYACVASDNWRAGITPDQWFGAILGDDASGAKFTSFLEEEPTMVANRGNRLGGDWTGFGHAGVNNYRDMWFAREVY